In one Neobacillus sp. CF12 genomic region, the following are encoded:
- a CDS encoding DEAD/DEAH box helicase has product MKITLSQKQIKEMCGTVSFKRGDSFYRAGKVTFDYYSDDRCEATVKGTEDFYVTLNIEESGGLRTSCSCPTLASVKNDCQHIAAVLLTIYEYQQQGTLPTVRSAEGVDSSTKQALTTGLLTLFTEQPKRKSGHQLHFENRQVLEVNFLCKPVNVEKGKTLLGIELEIGNVKVVNIRHFLAQIKVGKQGVLSDTFTFNPNEHCFQKETDDVIQQLFHVQQDEKMYISTMVNGLDDMFSPSQLLIPPSSWERLLVLLTKAPLVKVENEGETFEGLVLTEKILPLQFVFAPSMGQGFHLRIKGLNHLTVLDSYHFVLYKGKFIRLEETDSRRLAELKEMLEESKTNQIEIPNEQIDYFLESVVPGLKKLGEVELPQNLTNRYKKTPLVAKLYLDRLKNRLVAGLEFQYENIVINPLEGRELQKGPILIRDVEKENQILQLMEESSFATTDSGYFLHNEELEYEFLYHVVPKLQKLVQIYATTAVRNRIFKESAFPKIRVKVKKERTNWLEFKFDMDGIPQRQIKEVLSALQEKRKYYRLRNGALLSLETREFEEIQRFLNAAPVQAEDLEAGLNLPIIRGIKLLDSVEDDTTFTIEESFRKFLDTIYNPSCMQFEVPELVAPILRGYQVHGYKWMKTLASYGFGGILADDMGLGKTLQSITYILSELPLVRKNKLPILIVCPSSLTYNWLSEINKFAPGVHAVILDGKKGERTAKQKLAADSDIVITSYPLLRKDIVWYEKQTYHTVFFDEAQAFKNPITQTARTVKKIQADYRFALTGTPVENSLEELWSIFHVVFPKLFQGLKEYSHLTRKQIARRVRPFLLRRLKEEVLSELPEKIESIDLVELLPEQKKLYAAYLAKLRHDTLKHLDKDTLRKNKIRILAGLTRLRQICCHPSLFVDGYKGSSAKFEQLLRIIEESKLAGRRVLIFSQFTKMLQLIGREMAMQELPFFYLDGQTPSEERLALTNRFNEGERNLFLISLKAGGTGLNLTGADTVILYDLWWNPAVEEQAADRAHRMGQTNIVQVIKLVARGTIEEKMNELQEKKRELIEEIIDSKDKGTSSLTEEDIREILMI; this is encoded by the coding sequence TTGAAGATTACTTTAAGCCAGAAACAGATTAAGGAAATGTGCGGTACCGTCTCCTTTAAACGAGGGGATTCTTTTTATAGAGCAGGGAAAGTAACGTTTGATTATTATAGTGATGATCGATGTGAGGCAACCGTTAAAGGAACGGAAGATTTCTATGTCACATTGAATATAGAAGAAAGCGGTGGACTAAGAACCTCATGCAGTTGTCCAACCCTCGCATCCGTCAAAAATGATTGTCAGCATATTGCTGCCGTTTTGCTTACTATTTATGAATATCAACAGCAAGGAACATTACCGACTGTAAGAAGTGCTGAAGGTGTTGATTCTTCAACCAAACAGGCATTGACAACTGGTTTGCTGACCCTTTTCACAGAGCAGCCGAAGCGAAAAAGCGGTCATCAACTTCATTTTGAGAATAGACAAGTTCTTGAAGTGAATTTTCTATGTAAGCCAGTAAATGTTGAGAAGGGCAAGACCCTGTTAGGAATAGAATTAGAGATAGGAAACGTTAAAGTGGTGAATATACGCCATTTTTTAGCACAGATAAAAGTAGGGAAACAAGGCGTCCTTTCCGACACTTTCACCTTTAACCCAAATGAACATTGTTTTCAAAAAGAAACCGATGATGTGATTCAACAACTTTTTCATGTGCAGCAAGATGAAAAAATGTATATAAGTACAATGGTAAACGGGTTAGATGATATGTTCAGCCCTAGTCAGTTACTCATTCCGCCATCTTCATGGGAAAGACTCTTGGTTCTACTGACAAAAGCACCCCTCGTGAAAGTTGAAAATGAGGGGGAGACGTTTGAAGGTCTGGTTCTAACGGAAAAAATTCTGCCTCTACAGTTTGTCTTTGCACCTTCCATGGGTCAGGGCTTTCATCTGAGGATTAAAGGGTTGAATCATTTAACGGTTTTAGATTCTTATCACTTTGTTCTATATAAGGGTAAGTTTATTAGGCTTGAAGAAACAGATTCCCGAAGACTAGCGGAACTTAAAGAAATGTTAGAGGAATCAAAAACAAATCAAATAGAAATTCCGAATGAACAAATTGATTATTTTCTAGAGAGTGTAGTCCCAGGTTTAAAGAAACTCGGTGAGGTTGAATTGCCACAAAATTTAACGAACCGTTACAAAAAGACGCCGTTAGTTGCAAAACTTTATTTGGATCGTTTGAAAAATCGACTGGTAGCGGGCCTGGAGTTTCAGTACGAAAATATCGTAATTAACCCTTTGGAAGGCCGAGAATTACAGAAAGGTCCCATTCTTATTAGGGATGTAGAAAAGGAAAACCAGATACTCCAGTTGATGGAGGAAAGTTCTTTTGCCACTACAGACAGCGGATACTTTTTACATAACGAAGAGTTAGAGTATGAGTTTTTATATCATGTTGTTCCTAAGTTGCAAAAGCTTGTACAAATTTATGCAACAACAGCTGTAAGAAACCGGATCTTTAAAGAAAGCGCATTTCCAAAGATTAGGGTTAAGGTAAAAAAAGAGCGAACAAATTGGCTGGAATTTAAATTTGATATGGACGGCATCCCGCAGAGACAGATAAAAGAGGTTTTATCCGCTCTTCAGGAAAAAAGGAAATATTATCGATTGCGGAACGGGGCGCTGCTTTCATTGGAGACACGAGAATTTGAAGAAATCCAACGTTTTCTAAATGCCGCACCTGTCCAGGCGGAGGATCTCGAAGCAGGATTAAATCTTCCCATCATTCGGGGGATTAAACTACTTGACTCAGTTGAAGATGATACCACATTTACAATTGAAGAGTCGTTCCGTAAGTTTTTGGATACCATCTATAATCCAAGCTGTATGCAGTTTGAGGTACCAGAATTAGTGGCACCAATTTTAAGAGGCTATCAGGTTCATGGCTACAAATGGATGAAAACTCTTGCCAGTTATGGATTTGGAGGAATTCTTGCAGATGATATGGGACTAGGAAAAACCCTTCAAAGTATTACCTATATCCTTTCAGAACTTCCACTTGTTCGTAAAAATAAACTTCCGATTCTGATTGTCTGTCCCTCATCATTAACCTATAACTGGCTTAGTGAAATTAATAAATTCGCTCCGGGAGTGCATGCTGTCATCCTGGATGGAAAAAAGGGCGAGCGGACAGCGAAACAAAAACTAGCTGCTGATTCAGATATTGTTATTACCTCTTATCCTTTGTTGCGAAAGGATATTGTCTGGTACGAGAAACAAACCTATCACACCGTGTTTTTTGATGAAGCGCAGGCTTTTAAAAATCCTATCACGCAAACAGCGAGAACAGTTAAGAAAATACAGGCGGATTACCGTTTTGCTCTAACAGGTACTCCAGTGGAAAATTCTTTGGAAGAGTTGTGGTCCATCTTCCATGTGGTATTTCCTAAACTCTTCCAAGGGCTGAAGGAATATAGCCACTTAACAAGAAAGCAGATTGCAAGAAGAGTCCGTCCATTTTTACTGCGAAGGTTGAAGGAGGAAGTCTTGTCAGAGCTTCCTGAAAAAATTGAATCTATTGACTTAGTAGAGTTACTTCCAGAACAGAAGAAACTCTACGCAGCATATTTAGCAAAACTAAGACATGACACGCTAAAACATTTGGATAAGGACACACTTCGAAAAAATAAAATCAGAATCCTGGCAGGCTTGACGAGGCTGAGACAAATCTGCTGCCATCCAAGCCTATTCGTTGATGGATACAAGGGAAGTTCTGCGAAATTTGAGCAATTACTACGGATTATTGAGGAATCAAAACTCGCAGGAAGAAGAGTTTTAATTTTTTCGCAATTTACAAAAATGCTCCAGCTGATCGGAAGAGAAATGGCTATGCAAGAGTTGCCGTTCTTCTATCTGGATGGACAAACTCCATCAGAAGAACGGCTAGCACTCACAAACCGCTTTAATGAAGGTGAACGTAACCTTTTTCTAATTTCCTTGAAGGCAGGAGGAACGGGTCTGAATTTAACGGGTGCAGACACTGTTATCCTCTATGATCTATGGTGGAATCCGGCGGTAGAAGAACAAGCAGCAGACAGGGCTCACCGGATGGGGCAAACAAATATCGTGCAAGTCATTAAATTGGTTGCGCGAGGCACCATTGAAGAAAAAATGAATGAACTGCAGGAAAAAAAGAGAGAATTAATAGAGGAAATTATTGATTCAAAAGATAAAGGAACCTCTTCGCTAACAGAAGAAGATATCCGAGAGATATTGATGATATAA